One region of Peribacillus simplex genomic DNA includes:
- a CDS encoding DinB/UmuC family translesion DNA polymerase yields the protein MMDYGTMPKQSIMCIDMKSFYASCSAVMLGLDPLDCYLAVVGDLKRTGSVVLAASPKMKKEFGIKTGSRRFEIPNDPRIVVVEPKMATYLRVSTEITRLFNRYVPKEAIHVYSVDESFVKVDGAASLWGDAQMIAEKIKDEIERELQLPCAIGIGPNMLMAKLCLDLEAKHKGIAEWKYEDVPNKLWPIAPLREMWGIGRRVEKTLHGMGIFTVGQLANYDLELLEAKFGIMGNQLYHHAWGIDLSDMGATIIEGQVSFGKSQILLRDYKEEHEVKQVMLEICEEVGRRARTHRKAGRTVSLSIGYSKDEFGGGFHRSRSISEPTNITMELYKVCLELFHENYKQKTVRSIAVTLSNIVDDNEMQLTLFDASRWKKRELSYTVDRIRHKYGPKSLLRAVSYTEAGTAVYRSRLLGGHKA from the coding sequence ATGATGGATTATGGGACAATGCCGAAACAATCAATTATGTGTATCGATATGAAAAGTTTTTATGCAAGCTGTTCAGCGGTCATGCTTGGTCTGGACCCACTCGATTGTTATCTGGCGGTGGTTGGTGATTTGAAGAGGACGGGGAGCGTTGTGCTTGCGGCTTCCCCAAAGATGAAGAAGGAATTTGGCATCAAGACAGGTTCGCGGAGGTTTGAGATTCCGAATGATCCAAGGATTGTCGTCGTTGAACCCAAAATGGCGACCTATTTAAGGGTCTCGACGGAAATCACCCGCTTGTTCAACCGTTATGTGCCCAAAGAAGCGATTCACGTGTATAGTGTGGACGAAAGTTTTGTGAAAGTCGATGGTGCCGCTTCTTTATGGGGAGATGCCCAGATGATAGCTGAAAAGATAAAAGATGAAATCGAACGGGAATTACAGCTCCCCTGTGCCATTGGAATTGGTCCGAACATGCTTATGGCAAAACTTTGCCTTGATTTGGAAGCCAAGCATAAAGGGATTGCGGAATGGAAGTATGAGGATGTGCCGAACAAACTTTGGCCGATTGCCCCGCTTCGTGAAATGTGGGGAATCGGCAGGCGCGTAGAAAAAACCCTTCATGGAATGGGCATATTCACGGTCGGGCAGCTTGCCAATTATGATCTTGAATTACTTGAAGCGAAGTTCGGAATTATGGGCAATCAGCTTTACCACCATGCGTGGGGAATCGATTTATCGGATATGGGGGCAACAATCATCGAAGGGCAAGTCAGCTTTGGCAAAAGTCAAATCCTGCTAAGGGATTATAAGGAGGAGCATGAGGTCAAGCAGGTCATGCTGGAAATTTGCGAAGAGGTTGGAAGAAGGGCACGTACCCACCGCAAGGCAGGAAGGACGGTCAGCTTAAGCATTGGTTACAGCAAGGATGAGTTTGGCGGAGGTTTCCATCGTTCGCGTTCGATTAGTGAACCGACTAACATTACGATGGAGTTATATAAAGTTTGCCTGGAGCTTTTTCATGAAAACTATAAGCAAAAAACGGTTCGGAGCATAGCGGTCACACTCTCGAATATTGTGGATGATAACGAAATGCAGCTGACTTTATTTGATGCTTCGCGCTGGAAAAAGCGGGAATTGAGTTACACGGTTGATCGAATCCGCCATAAATATGGACCCAAATCGTTATTGCGTGCAGTTTCGTATACGGAAGCGGGTACAGCCGTTTACCGAAGCAGGCTGCTTGGTGGGCATAAGGCGTAA
- a CDS encoding C40 family peptidase, whose translation MKKWIASAAVASAMMLTPLQAFANIGDQTLRPGMTHSDVKQLQQLLKTKGYFTYSGSLTTYYGTYSTSAVKKFQKAKGLTADGIAGRGTFNALGVYNVNNTSLISYAKTLIGKPYKWGGTTPTGFDCSGYIYYVFQKSQGITLPRTTSLLYSNTGLKVSSPSKGDLVFFDTSSGRTGVSHVGIYIGNGQFISATSSKGIAIADMDNSYWKPKYLGAKTL comes from the coding sequence ATGAAGAAATGGATCGCTTCAGCTGCTGTTGCATCTGCCATGATGCTAACCCCACTGCAAGCCTTTGCAAATATTGGAGATCAAACCCTCAGACCCGGAATGACACATAGCGATGTCAAACAACTACAACAACTTTTAAAAACCAAAGGTTATTTCACATATTCAGGTTCACTGACTACATATTACGGCACGTATTCCACATCTGCAGTAAAAAAATTCCAAAAAGCTAAAGGATTAACTGCCGACGGAATTGCTGGCCGAGGCACATTTAATGCGCTTGGTGTTTATAATGTCAATAATACAAGCCTAATCAGCTATGCAAAAACCTTAATCGGCAAACCCTACAAATGGGGCGGGACAACACCAACTGGATTCGACTGTTCAGGCTACATTTATTATGTATTCCAGAAATCACAAGGAATTACCTTACCACGTACAACATCATTGCTCTATTCAAATACAGGGTTAAAAGTATCTTCACCATCTAAAGGTGATCTTGTATTCTTTGATACTTCTTCTGGAAGAACAGGAGTATCACATGTTGGGATCTATATCGGAAATGGTCAATTCATTAGTGCTACATCTTCAAAAGGAATAGCCATCGCGGATATGGATAATTCTTATTGGAAACCAAAATATTTAGGTGCGAAAACTTTATAA
- a CDS encoding SDR family NAD(P)-dependent oxidoreductase, which translates to MNKLQGKVIVITGASGGIGKEVAIQSAKQGGRLVLLARSLDKLQQLKNELINQYGIDAYAYKLDVADTDQVTRVFNDIHEQIGEVDVLVNNAGFGTFKEAQDTELNETKAMFAVNVIGLMACTKLVLPYMKRRKSGHIINIASQAGKIATPKSTLYSSTKFAVLGYSNALRLELMEDHVFVTTVNPGPIETNFFNIADESGTYLKNVEKFMLNPEDVATKIVAAMLTNKREINLPGWMNLAGKWYNMFPKITESLGKKAFFKK; encoded by the coding sequence TTGAATAAGTTACAAGGGAAAGTTATTGTTATTACCGGTGCTTCCGGAGGGATTGGCAAGGAAGTTGCAATCCAAAGTGCAAAGCAGGGAGGCCGTCTCGTCCTCTTGGCCAGAAGCCTGGATAAATTACAACAGCTAAAGAATGAACTAATCAACCAATATGGGATTGACGCATATGCCTATAAGCTTGACGTTGCAGATACTGATCAGGTGACAAGGGTATTCAATGACATCCATGAACAAATAGGTGAAGTGGATGTATTGGTCAATAATGCCGGTTTCGGCACGTTTAAAGAAGCGCAGGATACGGAATTAAATGAAACGAAAGCAATGTTTGCTGTTAACGTCATTGGATTAATGGCCTGCACAAAGCTGGTTCTTCCTTATATGAAGCGGAGAAAATCGGGGCATATCATCAATATCGCTTCACAGGCCGGTAAAATTGCCACTCCTAAATCAACATTGTATTCTTCGACCAAGTTCGCAGTTCTTGGCTATTCAAACGCACTTCGGCTCGAGCTAATGGAAGATCATGTTTTTGTGACCACCGTCAATCCTGGGCCCATAGAAACGAATTTCTTTAACATTGCGGATGAATCAGGGACATATTTAAAGAATGTTGAAAAATTCATGCTTAACCCTGAAGATGTCGCGACCAAAATCGTAGCAGCGATGCTGACCAATAAGAGGGAAATCAATCTCCCTGGCTGGATGAATTTAGCTGGGAAATGGTATAACATGTTTCCAAAGATTACCGAATCTTTAGGGAAAAAAGCATTCTTCAAAAAGTAG
- a CDS encoding MBL fold metallo-hydrolase, with amino-acid sequence MANWNGDIAKLALPTPFAVGDVNVYVVKGDALTLIDTGVKTKRSKEALTNGLGDLGLELTDIEQIILTHHHPDHAGALDFFEKDIPVYGHKNNQRWLTISDEFLETHNRFFLDYATKFGVAEELKNKLIHNRDEISFLSQRKLHGYLAEGDELPGLPGWKAIETPGHAQSHLSFYRESDGVMIAGDHLLAKISPNPLMEPPLLLGGKRPRPLLQYNASLQKLLDFSISTVYSGHGTEVEGDAVADLIQYRFERQHNRAMQVKSMLQDKPLSVFEVCQQLFPKVYLQEVGLTLSETVGQLDYLEDLGEVETEIQSGVILYSIA; translated from the coding sequence ATGGCGAATTGGAATGGAGATATCGCAAAACTTGCATTGCCCACGCCATTTGCAGTGGGCGATGTAAATGTTTATGTTGTTAAAGGGGATGCTTTAACGCTAATTGATACTGGAGTTAAAACAAAACGATCAAAGGAAGCCTTGACTAATGGACTTGGTGATTTGGGTCTGGAACTGACTGATATCGAACAAATCATTTTAACCCATCATCATCCTGATCATGCAGGTGCACTCGATTTCTTTGAAAAGGATATCCCTGTTTATGGACATAAAAACAATCAGCGCTGGCTGACTATCAGTGATGAGTTCCTTGAAACCCATAATCGTTTTTTTCTTGATTATGCCACGAAGTTTGGAGTGGCAGAAGAGCTGAAAAATAAACTGATCCATAACCGCGACGAAATCAGCTTCCTTAGTCAACGGAAGCTGCATGGATATTTGGCTGAGGGGGATGAGCTTCCTGGTCTTCCAGGCTGGAAAGCGATCGAGACTCCAGGGCATGCGCAAAGCCATTTATCCTTTTACAGGGAAAGTGACGGTGTCATGATCGCGGGTGATCACTTGCTTGCTAAGATTTCACCTAATCCTTTAATGGAACCGCCTTTACTTCTGGGCGGTAAGAGGCCTCGTCCGTTACTGCAATATAATGCATCACTTCAGAAATTATTGGATTTTTCCATATCCACTGTATACTCCGGACATGGAACTGAAGTGGAAGGAGATGCGGTTGCTGACTTGATTCAATATAGATTCGAGCGGCAGCATAACCGGGCCATGCAGGTGAAAAGCATGCTTCAAGATAAACCTTTATCGGTCTTTGAAGTATGTCAGCAGCTTTTTCCGAAAGTTTACCTTCAGGAAGTGGGCCTGACACTTTCGGAAACGGTTGGTCAGCTGGATTATTTAGAAGATTTGGGTGAAGTCGAAACAGAAATCCAATCAGGGGTCATTCTGTATTCAATCGCTTAA
- the proC gene encoding pyrroline-5-carboxylate reductase: MKKIAFIGAGSMAEAIISGLVTQQVIDPANIFVTNKSNDDRLNYLKKEYGVTATRSLQQLVQNANLVVLAVKPKDILETMQSIKEYIREEMLFISVVAGVHTTSLEGVANKQFSIVRAMPNTSAAVGKSATALAANGHTKEAQLQTAITLFETVGTVAVVGEAQLDAVTGLSGSGPAYIYYLVEALEKSAEKIGLDSETAKQLILQTLMGAADMLQKSPKTPAVLRKEVTSPGGTTEAGLKALQAHQVQEAFIACVQEATEQSRRMGNQISKELAKHVVSQ, translated from the coding sequence ATGAAAAAAATCGCATTTATCGGGGCTGGATCAATGGCAGAAGCCATCATTTCGGGGCTGGTGACTCAACAGGTAATTGATCCAGCAAATATTTTTGTAACAAATAAATCCAATGATGACCGGTTAAATTATTTAAAGAAAGAATACGGTGTAACTGCCACAAGATCGCTGCAGCAATTAGTACAGAATGCAAACCTTGTCGTACTGGCGGTGAAACCGAAAGATATTTTAGAAACGATGCAATCAATAAAAGAATACATTCGCGAAGAAATGCTGTTCATTTCCGTGGTGGCCGGGGTTCATACAACAAGTTTGGAAGGAGTCGCCAACAAACAGTTCTCAATCGTCCGAGCCATGCCTAATACATCGGCAGCTGTAGGAAAATCAGCAACTGCCCTTGCGGCTAATGGTCACACGAAAGAAGCGCAATTACAAACGGCGATTACCCTTTTTGAAACGGTAGGAACCGTAGCTGTCGTTGGCGAAGCCCAGCTAGATGCGGTAACAGGCTTATCAGGAAGCGGGCCGGCTTATATATATTACTTGGTCGAAGCATTGGAAAAATCAGCAGAAAAAATAGGTCTCGATTCCGAAACCGCGAAGCAATTGATTCTCCAGACACTGATGGGTGCGGCCGATATGTTACAGAAATCACCTAAAACGCCTGCCGTGCTAAGAAAGGAAGTAACTTCACCAGGCGGAACGACTGAAGCAGGTCTGAAAGCACTTCAAGCACATCAAGTGCAAGAAGCATTCATTGCCTGTGTACAAGAGGCGACTGAGCAATCGAGGCGAATGGGCAATCAAATAAGTAAAGAACTTGCCAAGCATGTAGTTTCACAGTAA
- a CDS encoding VOC family protein: MNRINLITLGVKDINESLRFYRDGLGFRTSIKEEEPAIVFFNNAGTKLALYPLEELAKDINEKAPPKKHGFPGLTLAYNAKSIEEVDEVINKAEKAGGTIEKSPQDVIWGGYSGYFSDPDGFYWEVAYSKDWSFDETDMLIIK; encoded by the coding sequence ATGAACAGAATTAACCTTATAACTTTAGGTGTTAAGGATATCAATGAATCCTTAAGGTTTTATCGGGATGGGTTGGGATTCCGCACATCGATAAAAGAGGAAGAACCAGCAATCGTTTTTTTTAATAATGCAGGAACGAAACTTGCTTTGTATCCTTTAGAGGAGCTAGCAAAGGACATTAATGAGAAAGCACCGCCTAAGAAACATGGTTTCCCGGGGCTTACGCTCGCTTATAATGCTAAATCAATAGAAGAAGTGGATGAAGTGATCAACAAGGCTGAAAAGGCCGGGGGAACGATCGAGAAATCACCTCAAGATGTTATTTGGGGAGGATACAGCGGATATTTTTCAGACCCCGATGGTTTCTATTGGGAGGTTGCGTATTCGAAGGATTGGAGTTTTGATGAAACGGATATGCTCATTATAAAGTAA
- a CDS encoding MerR family transcriptional regulator, which produces MNTSAVARLLNVSHSTIQRWVTQLNMEVERNQLGHYQFSDEDIALLRKIQDQLNEGIILQKVSISEKKIRKATGQKHSETNKEHDQLIERVVRLENGLKTKADDVVSYQLLQHRSEIEEMHKLVKKLEARIEALETPIVQPFDYFLAAEEAAATKKTKKRPFIKMIFGNNRRNDSSSWSTADSD; this is translated from the coding sequence ATGAATACAAGTGCAGTTGCCCGGTTACTGAATGTTTCCCATAGTACGATTCAACGCTGGGTCACCCAATTGAACATGGAGGTAGAACGGAATCAGCTTGGCCACTATCAGTTTTCAGATGAAGACATTGCATTATTGAGAAAAATCCAAGATCAGCTGAACGAGGGCATCATTCTCCAAAAGGTCAGTATATCAGAGAAAAAGATTAGAAAAGCAACCGGCCAGAAACACTCCGAAACGAATAAAGAACATGATCAACTGATAGAACGAGTCGTCAGGCTTGAAAATGGACTGAAAACAAAAGCGGACGATGTTGTATCCTATCAACTTTTACAGCACAGAAGTGAAATAGAAGAAATGCACAAGCTCGTTAAAAAGCTCGAAGCTCGTATCGAAGCGTTAGAAACACCAATTGTCCAGCCATTTGATTATTTCCTCGCTGCTGAAGAAGCTGCTGCCACTAAAAAGACGAAGAAAAGGCCATTCATAAAAATGATTTTTGGAAATAACAGAAGGAATGATAGTTCATCATGGAGCACAGCCGACAGCGATTAA